ACCGGCCCAGGAATATCCCGAACACTGGGATAGGCCCTCAGCCCCGATATCTGGTCAAATTTTGGGTTTACAGGATAGAGCTTGCCCTCATACTTGAAGTGGAGCAGGTTGTCCAGAAACATCTGGCTGTGGATATTAACTGGGCCAGAGCTGGCACCAACAACCGCTATCGAGCGCGGATGGAAGATATCATCCAAAGCCATTTCCCAACTGTAAGGTTTATTGTAGCCCAAGATGGCCGACGGGGCAAGAAGCCTATGCCTTGTTCTCCCGCTAGCTCTTGAGGAGGTCCAATATGGCTGCATGAACCAGTCGGTTAGAAAACAAAAGATCACTCTTCTCCGGCTTCCACCCACTGCCCTGGAAATCACTAACCTGTCCGCCTGCCTCAGTAACAAGTAGCACCCCTGCGGCAACGTCCCACGGCTCGATGCTGGTAGTGAAATAGGCTTCCGCCTTTTCGGCCGCGACCCAGGCCGTTTCCAGACCCGCCGAACCCAGCTTCCGGATGTCCACAACTTCCGGATACACCCTGTTCAGCAGCCAACCGGTTCTCACTCTATCCTTACTGCCGCCCTCACAGTAGAGAAGATAGCCTCGGCTAATCTCTGGGACCTCTGAAACTCGCATTCTCCGCCCATTGATGAAGGCTCCCCTACCCTTCTCTGCTATGTAGAACTCGTTAATTGCGGGGGCATAGACAGTCCCTACGACAAGCTCATTCTTGTGCATCAAGGCTATGCACACGGAAAACAAAGGATTCCAATTGGCAAAGTTGCCGGTGCCGTCCAGGGAATCTACAATCCAGAGCCAGTCAGGATTGCCGCTTAACAAACCGCTCTCCTCAGTCAAGACGGAGTGCTCTGGATATGCCTTCCTGATTCCTCGAACTATCAGGTCATCAGCCATTTTGTCATAAGCAGTTACGGCTTCCTTGGCCGTACTCCGTAATCTGACCAGTGGCAGCTCTTTTCCGAAGTACCCCATCAAAAGACCCCCTGCCGTCTTGGCTAGTCTCTCAGCCAGTTCTCTCATGGGCAAAAACGTCATGTTTGGCCTTCCTCCTATCGGTATCTTGTTATCATGACACCACGTACCTCATTCTACCACTAACCAGCACGCTCTCCCCATTGCCAGCCAAGGAGTCAGTAGTGTGCCA
The sequence above is drawn from the Chloroflexota bacterium genome and encodes:
- a CDS encoding inositol monophosphatase encodes the protein MTFLPMRELAERLAKTAGGLLMGYFGKELPLVRLRSTAKEAVTAYDKMADDLIVRGIRKAYPEHSVLTEESGLLSGNPDWLWIVDSLDGTGNFANWNPLFSVCIALMHKNELVVGTVYAPAINEFYIAEKGRGAFINGRRMRVSEVPEISRGYLLYCEGGSKDRVRTGWLLNRVYPEVVDIRKLGSAGLETAWVAAEKAEAYFTTSIEPWDVAAGVLLVTEAGGQVSDFQGSGWKPEKSDLLFSNRLVHAAILDLLKS